Sequence from the Pararhizobium gei genome:
TTGAATACGCGCTGACGCCCTGGAAGTCGTCTTCCAAGGCGCGACGCTGGTCACCGTCCTACTGGCGAGGCTGAGGACGTCATCTCCATCTCTGCCGGGGCTGTTGCAAGCTTTCTCTCATCATCAAAATCCCTGCTGGGAGGTAATAAACCGTCCTTAAAAGGGAAAGATCATTTTTTCTCGTTCGCCAGCGCCTCTTTTCGCCGGCGGGAAGGCAGCAGCGCTTTGAGACGGCTCCATATCGGCGAGATGACGGTGCTCGTAACCGGAATCGCGATCAAGCCGGCGATGATGCCGACGACACCTGCTGCGGCGGCCTCGACGATCCATCTCAGAACGGAGCCCAAGGCAGGAAGGGCATGCGCCGCCATCTCGCCGGCATCATGGATCACGTGTGCAAGGCCGGCGATACCATAGCCTTCCAGGCCGTGAACAAGGATGCCGCCACCGACCCAGATCATTGCAGCCGTTCCCACGATGCCAAGTGCCTTCAGAAAATAGGGCATGCCGGTGACCAGTCCCCTACCGATCCAACGCAACATAGATCCGACCGGAGACGTCATCTGCAGACGCGCCAGCATCAGGCCCAGATCATCGGCCTTTACGATCAGCGCAACCCCGCCATAAACCATCACCGTTATGCCCAACCCGACTGCAGCAAGGATGAGTGCCTGCGTGACGATGCTGCCGGGCGCCAGCGCTCCGAGCGTGATCGCCATGATTTCAGCCGACAGGATGAAATCCGTCTTGATCGCGCCGGCCACCTTCTCGTCTTCGAGCGACTGTGCATCGAGGCTTGGCGGTTTAAGTCCGGATTCATGGGCGTGGGCTGCATGCGGCAGCACGAGCCCGTAGACTTTTTCCACACCCTCGTAACAAAGATAGAGCCCGCCGATCATCAG
This genomic interval carries:
- a CDS encoding DUF808 domain-containing protein — encoded protein: MSVGLIALLDDIAALAKVAAASLDDIAGQAAKAGAKAAGVVIDDAAVTPRYVTGFLAARELPIIGKIALGSLKNKLLILLPAALILSLFVPQAITPLLMIGGLYLCYEGVEKVYGLVLPHAAHAHESGLKPPSLDAQSLEDEKVAGAIKTDFILSAEIMAITLGALAPGSIVTQALILAAVGLGITVMVYGGVALIVKADDLGLMLARLQMTSPVGSMLRWIGRGLVTGMPYFLKALGIVGTAAMIWVGGGILVHGLEGYGIAGLAHVIHDAGEMAAHALPALGSVLRWIVEAAAAGVVGIIAGLIAIPVTSTVISPIWSRLKALLPSRRRKEALANEKK